From Nicotiana tabacum cultivar K326 chromosome 22, ASM71507v2, whole genome shotgun sequence, one genomic window encodes:
- the LOC142175996 gene encoding secreted RxLR effector protein 161-like, translated as MDEPGFPINQTIYRGIIGSLLYLTASMPYIVFIVGICARFQFNPKESHLKVTKRILRYPKGTQDLVLYYPPQDSFDLIRYADADYAGYLVDRKSTSGMTHFLGSCLITWGTRKQNSVALSTVEAEYVPAASCCAQRLWIKQ; from the coding sequence atggatgaacctggtttcCCTATAAATCAAACCATTTATAGAGGGATCATAGGGTCGCTCTTGTATCTCACTGCAAGTATGCCATATATTGTTTTTATCGTGGGTATCTGTGCAAGGTTTCAATtcaatccaaaggaatctcatctgaaggttACCAAGAGAATACTGAGATATCCCAAGGGAACGCAGGACCTGGTCCTCTATTATCCCCCACAAGACAGCTTTGATCTTATTAGGTATGCTGACGCTGATTATGCAGGATATCTGGTCGATAGGAAAAGCACGTCTGGAATGACACATTTCCTAGGTTCTTGCTTAATCACATGGGGTACAAGGAAGCAGAACTCTGTGGCACTTTCAACTGTAGAAGCTGAATATGTACCAGCTGCCTCTTGCTGTGCTCAACGTCTGTGGATCAAGCAATAA
- the LOC142175997 gene encoding uncharacterized protein LOC142175997, translating to MLKKIHLNIPLVDMLCDVPKYAKYIKDKVANKRRLTEFESVALTEECTSMIQQKLPQNLKDPGSFTIPMRIGEIDVGRALCDINLMPLSVFKQLGLGAPRPTTVMLQLADRSYVYPERVIEDVLL from the coding sequence ATGCTGAAGAAGATACACTTGAACATCCCTTTGGTGGACATGCTCTGTGATGTCccaaaatatgcaaaatatatTAAGGATAAAGTGGCAAATAAAAGGAGGTTAACTGAGTTTGAGTCTGtcgcacttactgaggagtgcacttccaTGATTCAACAGAAGCTTCCACAAAACCTTAAGGATCCTGGTAGTTTTACCATCCCCATGAGGATTGGTGAAATTGATGTGGGAAGAGCTTTGTGTGATATCAATCTGATGCCATTGTCAGTGTTCAAACAATTAGGCTTAGGAGCTCCGAGACCTACCACGGTGATGCTACAGTTAGCTGACAGATCTTATGTTTATCCTGAGAGGGTAATTGAGGATGTCTTGCTGTAG